Proteins co-encoded in one Gadus morhua chromosome 6, gadMor3.0, whole genome shotgun sequence genomic window:
- the rfc5 gene encoding replication factor C subunit 5, with protein MANTSKDTLKARNLPWVEKYRPQTLDDLISHQDILTTIQRFISQDKLPHLLFYGPPGTGKTSTILACARQLYKEKEFNSMVLELNASDDRGIDVVRGPILSFASTRTIFKKGFKLVILDEADAMTQDAQNALRRVIEKYTENTRFCLIGNYLSKIIPALQSRCTRFRFAPLSQDQMIPRLEYVIQQESIDITPDGMRGIVTLSSGDMRRSLNILQSTSMAYGKVTEETVYTCTGHPLRSDIANILDWSLNKDFTAAYQQILELKTLKGLALHDILTEVHLLVHRVDFPPAIRMGLLIKLADVEHRLASGTNEKIQLSSMVAAFQAVRDLVVSEALK; from the exons ATGGCCAATACTAGCAAAGATACTCTGAAGGCCAGGAATCTACCATG GGTGGAAAAATACAGACCCCAGACTCTGGATGATCTGATTTCTCACCAGGATATTTTAACCACCA TCCAGCGGTTTATCAGCCAGGACAAGCTCCCCCACCTCCTGTTCTATGGCCCCCCCGGCACGGGGAAGACCTCCACCATCCTGGCGTGTGCCAGACAGCTGTACAAGGAGAAGGAGTTTAACTCCATGGTGCTGGAG CTGAACGCCTCAGACGACAGAGGTATTGACGTGGTGCGAGGTCCCATCCTGAGTTTTGCCAGCACCAGGACCATATTTAA AAAAGGCTTCAAATTGGTGATACTGGACGAAGCGGATGCCATGACCCAGGATGCCCAGAATGCATTGCGGCGAG TAATTGAGAAATACACGGAGAATACGCGGTTCTGCCTCATCGGCAACTACCTGTCCAAGATCATCCCCGCCCTGCAGTCCCGCTGCACGCGCTTCCGCTTCGCCCCGTTGTCCCAAGACCAGATGATCCCCCGTCTGGAGTACGTCATCCAGCAGGAGAG CATCGACATAACTCCCGACGGCATGAGGGGCATCGTGACTTTGTCGTCCGGTGACATGAGAAGATCGCTCAACATACTGCAG AGCACCAGTATGGCGTATGGAAAGGTCACCGAGGAGACTGTGTACACCTGCACGGGTCACCCCCTCCGCTCCGACATCGCCAACATCCTCGACTGGTCGCTCAACAAAGACTTCACCGCCGCCTACCAAC AGATCCTCGAGCTGAAGACCTTGAAAGGCTTGGCCCTCCATGACATCCTTACAGAAGTCCACCTGCTGGTACACCGAG TTGATTTCCCCCCAGCCATACGGATGGGTCTTCTCATCAAACTCGCTGATGTGGA ACACAGGCTGGCCTCAGGAACCAATGAGAAGATCCAGCTGAGCTCCATGGTGGCAGCCTTCCAGGCCGTGCGAGACCTAGTGGTCTCTGAGGCTCTCAAGTAG